One genomic region from Streptomyces sp. NBC_00582 encodes:
- a CDS encoding ABC transporter ATP-binding protein, with product MTTPDPQRPRPGSDILRTALRRNIGAMAGGTLLMGLYQAGETAFPIALGLIVEHTMRDRGPGALGLSIAALAVIITTVSLSWRFGMRVLQKANTTEAHRWRVKVAACGLQPVARDVDLKSGEVLTIATEDADQTADIIEVVPLLISSLVAVVIAALALGLADIRLGLLVIVGTVAIMSILSVLSQRIGSSTREQQARVARAGAKVADLITGLRPLHGFGGNHAAFRSYRRVSTEAKHQAITVAKVNGAYAGTALALNAVLAGAVTLTAGWLAFDGRIDIGELVMAVGLAQFIMEPLKLFSEMPKYVMIARASAERMALVLTAPPVTVPGSQRPAAGEGLEIDGVRHGALRRLKFQVAAGEFVAIAAYQPRAAADLAAILSAEVPPDAYEGVVRVGGQEFADLSIEALRAHLLVNPYDGEIFAGTLRTNIDPSGTSRLVPEAVEASLLTDVVALHPEGLDYGVRDRGANLSGGQRQRLSLARALAADTDVLVLHDPTTAVDAVTEQLVARGVAQLRRGRTTVVITSSPALLDAADRVLVLDDGVITAEDTHRNLLATDEEYCAAVAR from the coding sequence ATGACCACTCCTGACCCGCAGCGGCCCCGCCCGGGGTCCGACATCCTCCGCACCGCCCTGCGGCGCAACATCGGCGCCATGGCCGGCGGCACCCTCCTCATGGGCCTGTACCAGGCGGGCGAGACGGCCTTCCCGATCGCGCTCGGCCTGATCGTCGAGCACACCATGCGCGACCGCGGTCCCGGCGCGCTCGGTCTGTCGATCGCCGCGCTGGCCGTGATCATCACGACCGTGTCCCTGTCGTGGCGGTTCGGCATGCGCGTCCTGCAGAAGGCCAACACCACCGAGGCGCACCGCTGGCGGGTGAAGGTCGCGGCCTGCGGCCTGCAGCCCGTGGCCCGGGACGTCGACCTCAAGTCAGGCGAGGTGCTGACCATCGCCACCGAGGACGCCGACCAGACCGCCGACATCATCGAGGTGGTGCCGCTGCTGATCAGCTCGCTGGTCGCGGTGGTGATCGCGGCCCTCGCGCTGGGCCTCGCCGACATCCGGCTCGGCCTGCTGGTGATCGTGGGCACCGTCGCGATCATGTCGATCCTGAGCGTGCTGTCCCAGCGGATCGGCTCCAGCACCCGGGAACAGCAGGCCCGGGTGGCGCGGGCCGGCGCGAAGGTCGCCGACCTGATCACCGGTCTGCGCCCGCTGCACGGCTTCGGCGGCAACCACGCCGCCTTCCGGTCCTACCGGAGGGTCAGCACGGAGGCGAAGCACCAGGCGATCACCGTCGCCAAGGTCAACGGCGCCTACGCCGGCACCGCGCTGGCCCTGAACGCGGTCCTCGCCGGCGCGGTGACCCTGACGGCGGGCTGGCTGGCGTTCGACGGCCGGATCGACATCGGCGAACTCGTCATGGCCGTGGGCCTGGCGCAGTTCATCATGGAGCCGCTCAAGCTCTTCTCGGAGATGCCCAAGTACGTCATGATCGCGCGCGCCTCGGCCGAGCGGATGGCGCTGGTGCTGACCGCCCCGCCGGTGACGGTCCCGGGCTCCCAGCGCCCGGCCGCGGGCGAGGGCCTGGAGATCGACGGGGTGCGCCACGGGGCGTTGCGCAGGCTGAAGTTCCAGGTTGCCGCCGGTGAGTTCGTGGCGATCGCCGCCTATCAGCCGCGCGCGGCCGCCGACCTCGCGGCGATCCTGTCGGCCGAGGTCCCGCCGGACGCGTACGAGGGCGTGGTGCGGGTCGGCGGGCAGGAGTTCGCGGACCTGTCGATCGAGGCGCTGCGCGCGCACCTGCTGGTGAACCCCTACGACGGGGAGATCTTCGCGGGCACCCTCCGCACCAACATCGACCCCTCGGGCACCAGCCGACTGGTCCCCGAGGCCGTCGAGGCGTCCCTGCTCACCGACGTCGTCGCCCTGCACCCCGAGGGACTCGACTACGGTGTCCGCGACCGCGGCGCGAACCTCTCCGGCGGCCAGCGCCAACGGCTCTCCCTGGCCCGCGCCCTCGCCGCCGACACCGACGTCCTGGTCCTGCACGACCCGACGACGGCCGTGGACGCGGTCACCGAACAACTCGTCGCGCGGGGCGTGGCGCAGCTGCGCCGGGGCCGCACCACCGTCGTGATCACCAGCAGCCCGGCCCTCCTGGACGCCGCCGACCGGGTCCTCGTCCTGGACGACGGCGTCATCACGGCCGAGGACACCCACCGAAACCTGCTGGCCACGGACGAGGAGTACTGCGCGGCGGTCGCCAGGTGA